In the genome of Amphiura filiformis chromosome 11, Afil_fr2py, whole genome shotgun sequence, the window GGAGTCAAGTGATGAAGAAGAAAGTGGATCTGAAGAAGACATCCAATAGGATATTATTGTATGACTTCAACATTTTGTCATGATAACACAATGTAGCTAAGCTTAGTACGTTTAATGGACTCTAAGACAAGAGGTAcaaagttggctttgatgtgcatgtgaatgtacatgtagtatcatCCGTATGTTATAGATGATGGTCATATTGACAAAGGATTTACAGAAAATAGTtcctataagaatgaaacattccACTGAAATAGCTGGAAGTCTTTAAAGACACCTTTAGCATTTTCTAGTATTCTAGATAGGAACAGTAATATACACGATGTATAgcctcattaaccatgttaacgtttCAATCATTCGTCACTATATATAGTGTAGGCCTACCTTAAATCATGTGTAACTCTTTGCAGGATGATAAATTGACAAAACAAACACCACATACCGTAATTTCCGGAATATAAGCCGCGGCTTATACGTTATTTTTGGAGCCGCCGAAAGTCTGTGCGGCTTATACGGCGGTGCGGCTTATACAGCAACGTTTGAAGCAaaaaaacacacaagaaaaaaaaaaaatccgactcGACCGCCGCTGGTGAGTGAGCCAATCGACAAATTGTTCAAAGTCATCAAAACATCGTTTACCGTAATCCTCTTTTATGTCAGTTCATTTATGGAGATTTTGATTGACAGTCTCATTGATTGACTGACATGACTTGAGTATTATCCCCGGGAAATTATCAACGGACGCCGCCGTCATTCCCGTCCCAATTTAATCATGATCGCATTGATGGAATTATCATTCAATCATTACCATATTAACTGCAGCGATTTAATagaaagtgtaaacaaattattgtaaatttttcttgcatttttaatttgattcttgTACAATTGTGAAGTttgagtaaaataaaatatggTTGTTCGTTTTTATTGATATTATAAAAGTTTCATATCTGTCATGTTTGATCGATCCTTGAAAGCAAATTATGTAGGAGCCCTACCTCACACTCGTGCACTGGCGCGTTGGCTCTCATTCAGCCCTCAGCCAACTAGCAAATAACTTTCCATATTACTGGTAAAATGCTCCGTATTTTGTAGTAAATCACTGTACAACAAGAACAattcacattttgttttcaaataaagAATGAATTGGCCATTAAATATCCACGAAAAGTTGAATTTCTGGTACCACACATCGGGTACTTTCCCGGGGTGCTTTCCCTCATTACGGTAATTATTCATACACAACCGCTGGAACCCGGTTCTGCCCATCTTGCGCACGTTGAAAGTAGACATTTTTGGTAAACAACTTTACGAGCGACCTCGTACTTCCTGGGGTAGtccctcattaaatattcataacttCATTCATACCGACCGTGGTAAAGTATCAATTACACCAATTTAGAAAAATGTTTACCTGGGCATTTGCCGCATGGGTCCTGGGGCCGGGGTGATGACCTCACCAGGCCACGTGTATTATTCAtgttggttctgattttattctcTGAATATGGGTTTTGTTTCatatacaattatttttaaagcaagTTTATGGTCAAgaagtttatttttataaaatttgaacaattaatgttttgtaatttttaaaaaaacttttcTTAACCATGCGATTGGCGATTCGATCAAATTGATAAACAATGTGACGTGAAGGGGAATCCCTGTGATGACGATCGACGTTTGAGATACGCTTTTGATGGGGTTTCCGACTTGCTCATCAGGGCTAGCAGTAGCACATGGCGAACGACCCCAAGACCCGGAAGATGGAGGATGCAACCTCGCGGCGCGGTGTGTGTGATGGACTATTTCAGCTCACAATTCGTCAATTATCATTGGTATTTTGAATACATAAAAATCATACAAGGATACGCTATCGCTTACGGAATTGCTGAACTgggattattttattaatttggacAGTACACAAACATTGAAGAACATTATTGGAAGATAATGATCGAGTACAAGTTACATTAATTACGTCATGGATCAATATACACACAGCGCGGTATTCCCCATGTTGATACCATGCTTGAGGATCAAATAAAACGCCGACGTCAATGAAATTGACCCAATTAGTAAGTTAGGAACAACATTTAAACCATTTTGCTGATAAAATGTTGTCTGATGACATAAACTTTTATTTATTCTTAGACTTGgtttacttaagggctggggtatgaacgtttggacagtatttattttgggacattagagcacatcagacatatcgaattgcattctgaatatgaagaatgtcattccgatatcaaataattttgattttttgaaattattaatttaatacacattttatggcaaatcattaaaaattgatatttttgatatttaacagtacttgaagtaaactttataaatctgatgatttatacttaaagtgtatgtaggtgggatgaaaagccgacgatcaattgaaaattttgacctttaagattaaagatatggatttttttaaaaaaaaaaaaaaaaaaaattaggtctttttgggaaaaaatccatatcttcaatatgaaaggtcaaaattttcaattgaccgtcggcttttcctccctgctacatacactttaagaatatatcattagatttatataatttacttcgaggactgttatatatcaaaatttgaaaaatatcaaattttataatttgtcataaaatttatatatattgtaattttcaaaaatgaaaattatttgatatcagaaagacatgcttcagattcagaatgcaattcgataggtctgaggtgctctcatgtcccactaaaaatactgtcgaaacgcaataaacgctcattttggatcccttaaaacaAATAATTACCTCACTCCTCAGTTTGCTTTGTAGCGCCACAATCGTGAAAATAGCGCATTACAGAAGAGTATGCATGTCAAAATCGGCCGTTCAGGAAAGCGGCTTATATGGCGGTGCGGCTTATACGCCGCCGTTTGaatcttattttagcatttttttggACCTGCGGCTTATACTCCGTGCGGCCAATATTCCGGAAATTACGGTACtgcatttgaaattaaatttcctttcatttgacaccaaacacgatatactttgagcaaaaattactaaaatggaCCCCCCCCTGCATGTGACCCCCCTGTTGTAGGCCCTGTGCAGAAGATTGTTTTACGTGTCCACCctaggggtgtttatttgaccccACTGAACTGTTTGACACCCATGAGGTTTTTATATCTTCCCGGTGCAGTTGGACCATCCCTGCTCCCTAGGTAGTTACCATTTCTAACTTGGTCAGTACTTACAATTACTGATATTACTGATGCTGAGATCCCCTTTTATATAATTTTTGCTCCTTATCTTTGCCCATTTCTCAAATTCACTGACTTTGTTCTGATGGATCAGATTATGTCACATACAAAGAAACAGGAATGTAAAACAAAGTGATTGTGACTCAGCTTTGCCAGTATCATCTCCCATATTTACAAGAAGTACTGCCAGGTCCACCCAGTAAGATACCTATCTTAAGACTTGAGCCCAGACACAAGATCATAATCAGCTTCATCAGCAGCCTCGATACCAGCCTTCCAATTCAATGGTTGATCCACCCATATGTGACCTACCTTAAGACTTGAACCCAGACACAAGATCATATCAGCTTCATCAGCAGCCTCGATACCAGCCTTCCAATTCAGTGGTTGATCCACCCATATGTGACCTACCTTAAGACTTGAAGCCAGACACAAGATCATATCAGCTTCATCAGCAGCCTCGATACCCGCCTTCCAATTAAATGGTTGATCCACCCATGTGACCTACCTTAAGACTTGAACCCAGACACAAGATCATATCAGCGTCATCAGCAGCTTCAATACCCGCCTTCCAATTCAATGGTTGATCCACCGCTCCTTTCTCACCAAAATGAACTATGGTGTCACGGAGTGGACGGCGACATCTATGACATTTCCTACCCGTGTCATGACGGAATTTGGCTGTACGCTCTGTGACATCAAACAGTCTGGTGTACACATTCTCTGGTTTACATTTGGTACAAACCTGTTATAGAGAGGGCAAAGAAGATGAGGTTAACATAAGAcctttattccagttgaaatccatacaccgcctgcagaagacatgatcttaatctcccacacagggagtgtaaatttcacatgaagtcatccattcaggtattaaaggagtatttcgtgatcctagcatcctctttttatgacatttttcagtacatatccacgaaaaaagcatattcccaaaatttcagttgattccgattttgcgtttatgcgagttatgcatgattatgtgtattacactgctccatagacaatacgttgtaatttcgttctggtgcaccagaacgaaattcaaatttcacgatatctttgctaaacgaattaatctgcaagaaatattttgtacataaacattatgtagccagagtattccagtgatataaaaatctcaacttttttgagaaaagtgggggatgaggctgtggatcacgaaatgcccttttaagtttacTTATAGTGATGGTAAAGAAGATGGGTTTTACTTGAGACTGAACACAAGATTAACTTAGGGCCAAAGccttaaaaaaattcttgcatTGGTGTACTAGCTTTCGATGTGCATACATTAACAAATTAACACAGCCTAACATTAGGCCATGGGAATGAAAGTTTTAGATTTGCGTCCGTCACTTTTTCAAATCACATGCGGCCGCTTTTCATCATTCATTATTACTCTTTATAGTGAATGCATTGAACGGAGGTATGGATACAATCTAGTACTAAGGAGGACCTAGGTGCCGATTATTGTGTATATAAAGCATTCACAAGCAGCCTGTCGATCCAGaacttgaaatatttgtttaAGAGCCTTGTTTTGTGGAAataatgaacttttttttttacaaataatgaTAATTTCATGCTATAGATTTCGAAGCATGCAGGCGGTGGACGCAACTAAAATTTTCATTCCCATGGCCTTAAGCACCACATCCAATATGGTTGTAACAATATCAGTGCCAatctttctatcataccctggtgatgtaataacTTGTATCAAACATTATAATTAACATATGCATAGTGCTATCATTTTTCAGCACTATGCAAATGTCCTATAAAGGGCACTGATAGCGCTATCGGACTAAAAAATTAAACACGCTGCcttaatatttttcacaaatttacTTACTTCAATATACATATTACCATGCACTTCTGACAAAGCCTCTTGAGGAAAGCCGCTGCGGAGATGGAGTCCATCACAATTTTGTGATACTATGTGCTGGACCTATGTTGTAATTAGATGATTGAGAGTATACAGTGTTACTTTTAAAGTAGTACAAACAACATATCAGACTACTCATTAAGATTTGTCCTTAATCATGAGTGACTACTTGATCTATgatgtctcatctcaagttgagagtaacgccatattTGATTtggcagtggcagattcaaattgcaTGCGCAAACCTAATCTTGCACAAAACTAAATTGTTCACTTTCATGAAGTCGATAGAAGTCATGCCGGTCAGCGGGCGACTTGAAAATTGTGCCCGCCCTGGTAATTTTGCATagatttgatttaatttgattttattttattttatttggtactcagaaattacaatgtttacatataaatagacaattaacaataatataagatatacacattttaaaaacaacacattaagatgataaaacataataaaaacattataaaacagcagagtaccaaggatagcccaaaaagcttttcaaaagaaaagcttatttccattggggtccttaaacATGTGAGGGGAGGGGGAATGCAAAGAACACTGAAgacaaaaaatatgaaacaccaacacaaaatattgcacatgaaaTGAGACCAGCTCAAATTaattagcttgaccagcaagaTGTTTTTTGACTAATATTTTCAAAGTATTGATTTTATTAACTTGCTTGATTCCCTTTGGCAAAGCGTTCCAATGATGAATAGTGGTGTTGTAGAATGTATGACTAGCTTGACCTTTACAAAGAGGAACAACAAAGTTGTATGGGCTACCCCTGGTACTGTGCCTATGAACTGCAGATATATAcaagtaaaatacaattttaaatattcaGGGGCAAGATTATGAAAAATCTTAAAAGCATGATTTAGTTTAAGCTGATAGTACGCCGCTGATTAGTTTTGGTAGGTAAACAACTTTTGTATTATGTTGTTGGTTGTGCCATATTATTTCTTACGATATTTTGATCATGGGGAAAAAGTTATTGATTCCCTGAGATATAGGGTTAAAGGTCACCACTTCTTTCAAGACATCTAAACCATAATTTCTGAAAGATCAGTCCTCAAGTCTTAAGAGCAACATTCTGAAAGttattttgacaatatttattCCCTATTTTCAACCTACAGGAATTTAACTAATACTTGATGTAAGATTTAATCTCAACCATTTTGTTGCTATGGAGATATAGTCTCACTTACCAGTCCCTTTTCTTGTAGTTTAACCAGACTCATATGCGTCAGTGTTGGTTCAGCATCTACAAGCGACGTGGTTCTGTGAAAAGAAAATTGATCAGAttataatacatttgggtgtaattatgagacatttgggtgtatttatgagacatttgggtgtaattatgagacatttgggtgtattcataatacatttgggtgtaattATGAGACATATGGGTGTAATCATAATACATTGGGTGTGttcataatacatttgggtgtaattctgagatatttgggtgtattcataatacatttgggtgtaactatgagacatttgggtgtattgggTTAGATGTTAAGGGCGAGTGTCAGGCCGGGAAATACTTAATTTTCCAGGTAGGTAGAATCAGGTTGGCTTTTATGGGGAAGTGTTGGGATAGAGAAGAAAAAGACTTGCCTAACACGGCTTAAAATATGTAACTCTGAAATTCACAATTACAATACTAGAAGGCAGCTTTTTAATTTCCATgtgcctaaaatcaaaagttcagctgACACTACTTTCTATTACAGTGCAATACGGGATTGGAACATGCttccaaatgacattaaatgacATCAAAAACATCCCCAATCTTAATTAATTCAAGGGTGCAATAAGAAAACATCTCAGTAAcactgaacagattcatcaggatcgttcataaatcacTGGTAAGCAAATGTTATAAACACAGATCCAACTagtaaattaggtactcactagaaatatttcgattcctatcaggaatcttgttcactctggtgtggtgagtggtagtgtttctagatgttatcgGCAAACTTTGTGACGGATCTTGATGACGTCATATGGtttgcttgccgattgatgatcaGATTGTAGACCAGATCATCAATCTGATCTACGATCAGATTGATCCGATCTACGATCAGATCTGATTGGGTGGGAGGAGACCAAAGTCATCGACCAAGAAGCTAACAAAACAACTCGTTGGCTCAAAGAGGCCATCTGGATTAGGAGTAGAAgcaacaccaccatgaacaaggacgagggggcatacAGACTTGATCggatctacgatcagatcatcaatcggcaagcaacccatgtgacgtcatcaaaatccgTCACAAAGTTTGCcgataacatctagaaacactaccactcaccacaccagagtgaacaagattcctgataggaatcgaaatatttctagtgagtacctaatttactAGTTGGATCTGTGTTTAGAACATTTGCTTACCATCTCAGTAACAGCTAATTTCCAGTGGTGTCTGTTGTCCAATGtgtgctttctttcttcttttgttgTTTATGCTCTGCcttttttgccaaaatctttTTTTTAAGGACCCCACAGGAAATAAGCCTGAAATATTGGCTTTATGGGTTATGCTGGTTCCTACTGTATTTTTATCTTCACtttatatatctttttattttttattttgtcaagtgtCATAAGTAATGTATTATAAACTTGTAATAATATATATTCACATATTTTGTAGTTTTATAATGCTGTTTTATATGGAACCAaatgaaatcaatcaatcaatcaaacttaCGTGACATCTAGGCCCTTTTGCAGCAGTGTCCATACACCATTAGGTCCACGGTAGTCGGGTATAGAAGCAGCCTACAGAAATGCACAAATTACAGTTAAAATTCTAAACACAAATTGACTATCATATACTGGGTTCACACAGACTTGACATTGTTTTATTCcaatagaaatccatacacccaataTGGAAGATATCACTTTAATTTGCCAAACAAAGGCGGTGTAGATAAACCCATTTAAAActgacactccctgtgtagatgattaaggtcatgatgGCCATAGGGGGtgtgttttaaaaacaatttcccTGTTATGTAAGGTACAATTCCAATGATAAGTAAAGGATTCATAAATAATGTTACATATCCTATATTCTATACAGCTCTTACTTTTTTGTTGaactaccgtaaagattcgctaCACAAGGCTCCTTTGCCTTAAGGTAAATTTCGcttacaaatagagagctcccttcaTTGAATATCCCAACAACAATTAAGGGACCCTGTCCTTATTTGCAGGCggaatttttatgggagggcacttttattttgtgcctaaaattctagttat includes:
- the LOC140164179 gene encoding NAD-dependent protein deacetylase sirtuin-7-like; protein product: MGKKDRSFQKERKNTYEEGKNLKKIKVILKKSEEERTEEERALLETSEDVVAELARRARQRQCVKKKMEEVEDSAEVLAVKTTQLSEAISQARHLVVYTGAGVSTAASIPDYRGPNGVWTLLQKGLDVTTTSLVDAEPTLTHMSLVKLQEKGLVQHIVSQNCDGLHLRSGFPQEALSEVHGNMYIEVCTKCKPENVYTRLFDVTERTAKFRHDTGRKCHRCRRPLRDTIVHFGEKGAVDQPLNWKAGIEAADDADMILCLGSSLKVLRRYPFCGAQIEVKLSDPSCI